The Cyclobacterium amurskyense genome contains the following window.
CATATGATGCCGATATAAATACACAAATATCAACATCTGGAATGCTAGTCGTATTGGGGGTCATCTTGTTTGCTCCCGTTTTAATGTCATTGACCATCTCCATGTCATTCCTTATTAATATTGTGCTTAATCAGTTTTTACCTTTTACTACAAGTTGGCAACAGAGTGGCCTTCAACTTTCTATTGCTGCAAATTCAGTGAATTACGCGGGGTTCACCCCATTATCAATGCAGTTTCCCCTCCAGCTAAGTGGTAGCGGATCTTACGATTTAACGAAGTTCAGGCAATTTACACTTCCAGGAAATGGTCCGAGCTTTCAAGTTGAGTACACGCAGGAAAGTCTATCTATTCAACCTAAAGAAATGAGGCTAGCCATTGATTTAAAGTAAGAAGCTATTTTTTATTTTCTTTTACTTTTAAGGTCACTTAATGAGTAAGGTCTTAATCAATATGGATTTGGCACCTTTCGCCTGAAGGGAGATTACCTATAGCATACTTGTCACCCTAATTCCTGAAAGAACAACGCCAGTGGAAATTCATAATAGCGGCAACCAACCGTTCTCAAAATACAGGTTTTAATTCAAGAAAATCATCTAGAATAAATGCTTAGGTATATTACGAGTTTGGCAGAGGTTCAAAAAGCTAATAGTCAATGGACTGCGAAAAGATTCCATCCAGACCCAAGCCCACATTGATAATTGTACGGTGGCACATCTTATTGACCGTATTCCAGTAACTCTCCACTAGAGGGAAGTAACCGCCAGAAATGTGGCTTGGAAATTTCAGCCAATCAATTAGGAAAAATAGTAGAAACAAAGATGAAATAGGATATTAAACAACTGACTTACCATCAGAAAAGGTATTTAAAAAACCTCTTTCCTCAATTAAAATAGGATCTAAAGGAAATAATCAGGACTTCAAGAAAACATTCAATTTTAAAACCATAAAAAGATAATTTGACTGATGAAAAAATATTGTATCAACTGCTTATAATCTTATGTTTTCTTTAATGAACTAAAAAAAGCCATAACTTTGCAATAAATACTTAACTATGGACGCAACTTTTGATGCCGTTGTCGTAGGATCTGGACCAAACGGTCTTTCAGCGGCAATTGTTTTACAAAAGCATGGACTAAATGTCCTACTAATCGAGGGTAAGGATACAATTGGTGGTGGCATGCGCACAATGGAACTTACCCTTCCTGGTTTTAAACATGACGTTTGTTCAGCCATCCATCCCATGGCTGCTGCCGGCCCGTTTTTTAAAACATTGCCACTTGACCAATATGGCCTTGAATTTATTCATGCTAAAACCTTGGCAGGTCATCCGCTACCGGATGGGTCCGTAGTTTCCTTGCACCGCTCCCTATTTGAAACTGCAGATCATTTGGGCAAGGACAAAAAAGCCTATATTGATTTATTAAAACCACTTTGCGATCATTGGGACACGCTTTCTCCAGACATTTTATCCCCATTAAAATTTCCAAAAAATCCGATAAAACTGGGTTTATTTGGAATTAATGCACTTAAACCCTCCACCCTACTTGCACATAAATTCAAAGAAACCAATACCAGGGCACTTTGGGCAGGGATGGCAGCGCATGGTATCCAACCCCTAACCAATATAGCTACTTCGGCTATAGGCATGGTACTGATGGCAGCTGGCCATCATAGTGGCTGGCCAATGATAAAAGGAGGTTCACAATCCCTCGCTGATGCTTTAGCTAATTATTTTCTATCCATAGGAGGTAAAATTGAAAAAGGGAAAATGATAACTCACCACAGTCAACTTCCTAACGCAAAATTGGTAATGTTTGACCTGAGTCCTAAAAATTTATTAAAGATAGCCGGGGACAAGTTCTCCAAATTGTATCGGTGGCAATTAAGTAGATATAGGTATGGAATGGGGGTTTATAAAATGGATTTCGCACTTTCACAACCTATTCCATGGAAATCCGAAGCGCTCAAGGGTGCTGGCACAGTACACCTAGGAGGTACGCTGGAAGACATTACAAAATCCGAAAAATTAGTTTGGGAAGGTAAATACAGTGAAAACCCCTATGTCCTTCTATCCCAACAAAGCCTATTTGACAATACACGTTCCCCAGAAGGTTATCATACAGCATGGGCATATTGCCATGTACCTGCAGGGTCCGAACGCAACATGACATCCACTATTGAAGATCAAATAGAGAAACATGCGCCTGGTTTTAAGGACACGATAATTGGAAAGCATACTTTCAATAGCAAGGAGATTGAAAATTATAACCCAAACTATATTGGAGGAGATATCAATTCTGGAGTACAGGACTGGTCACAAATATTTACGAGACCCGCACTAAGGACATCTCCTTATAGAACCTCCTTCAAAAACTATTATATCTGCTCAGCATCCACTCCACCGGGTGGCGGCGTTCATGGAATGGGTGGCTATTATGCTGCAAAAAGAGCTATTAAAGATTTATTCTAAGTTACCATGTACAATTTTTAATTTTTTTATAAAGGAAAACAAGATGAATAACTTCCTGAAGAAATATAAAATTACTTTGGTCTTCTACCTTACCGTCATTTTACTCTTCGTATCGATGGTATTTGCAAGACTAGTCAGAGAGCCATACCCAAGTCTAAACATGCCCGCTTTCACAAGGAGTGGCATTAATAATGACATTTTACCTGCCACTTATTTTGAAGTCATTTACATGAACAATGACGAAGAAGTATGGAAAGGGAATTTACAGGATATTTTCGACCCAGAAAACTTAGTTGAATTTCGAAATAACATGCGCTTTATTTTCTTCAATAATGCAGGAGCAAAAATGGAAGAATCCAAAAAACAAAAGCGAAGGATAATTTCTTTAATCCCTGGAGGAGTTAAAATGCATGAAGCACTTGAAAAATGGACAACACACGATGTAATAGGAGGAGCAGACAAAATAGCACCTGAACTCATGTTTAGAAAAAAACCATTTGAATCTGATAAGGTAACTGGCTTTATTATTAATGAGTACAAAGAATATTACCACTTAGTGGATGGGTTTCAGAATAGAGAAATTGTTAGACACAAAGAATTTAAATTTGATGACCATACAATTAATTAACCAAAAAATTACCAATTGGCTTTTAAATACATGGAAGCCAACTTTTTTCCAATTAGGCTTGGCCAGGATTTTGTTTTGCCTTGGATTTTTTATTTTTGGGATTCCTCAATTCATTGGGATTTCAAGTCTTGAATTAGCATTTTTTGATCCACCTCCAGGGGTTTCTCAATTGATAGGCCCTATTACTTCAGGTAATTTTTGGTGGACTTTCGATTTGGTTTTGAGAATTATTTTTGTCTCAATGTTGGTAGGTTTTAGAACCAAGGAATCCTCCATAATTTTCGGATTGCTTTTACTATTTGGTTTTACCTATAGCTACAGTTACGGAAAAATTGACCATAACATTTTCCCTGTGATTTTTCCTTTGATTATGGCTTTCACCAACTGGGGAGGGGCATTGTCTATAGATTCACTTAAAAATAAAAATACGAAAATTAAGCCTAAAGGCTGGCCATTAACCTATCTTTCATTTTTGCTTGGATGGGGTTATTTTACCGCAGGCTTGCCAAAATTGATTGGAGGATGGTTAGACCTTTCGTATTCAACCACTGCAGGCTTTATTTTAAGAAGATTTTATTCAGGAGCAGAGCCCTTGTACTTAAATGAAATGTTTGTAAAAATAAACAATTTATTTATTTACAAATCACTGGACTACAGCACCTTACTGTTTGAATTAGGATTTATAATTACGATATTTTGGTCAGCCTTGTTTTTGAGAGCAGTGGGAATGGCAGCTCTTTTTCATCTTGGAGTGTTATTAACAGTTAACATACCCTTTACACTACACGTCTTGGTTCTACTTCCCTATATTATTTATTTTTATTTCGAAAATAAACCACAGCTTTCAGAAACAGCTCAACTCTATTTTATTCGAAATAAAAAGGTTTTTTTAACGGCCTTTCTATTATTAGCTGTAATAATAATCTCCGGCTATTACCCTAGACCATTCCCAATTCACCGCCATACTATCTTATTTATTGTTTGTATTCCTTCGGTATTTATGATTTTACCAGAATCAGCGCGTCTGTATTTTAATAAAAAGACAAGCCGACTCTTTACTAAAAAATAATTGAATCGATATCTGAAATTAGAGCTATCCCTATCTTGGAAATTAACAAGCTAAAGATTAAACCCGAAATATGAAATAGACCTTCTATTACGTGATGGAATCACTTTAAAATCAGTTACTTCGTTGCTATTTTCGACTTCACCATAGCGGTGCTATGACTCAGTCTCCAAATAGCCTGATTTTATTGTGATTACACCACTCTTAACGAATCCTAATACATAATCCGGGTTTAACGAAAATAGCGATAGGCTTTCCTTAGTTCAATTCCTGAAAGAATAGCGCTGAGTTAAACTGAAGAATAATTTTGATACATAGGCAATTTGAGATTTTATGGTTTTTATTTTTACATTGAACTTTTAAAAACAATCCTTCTTGACTAAATATTTATCAGCAACAAATGAGACCAATTGCTTTAATCTTATTTTTAATGGTTTCCATGCATTTGGAAGCACAACAAATCATAGACCTCTATCAGGATGCTATTCCCAACAGCAAGCCGTATCCAATGAAAGAAATAGTCACTGAGAAAAACGGACAAATTGCTTGGATTCAGAAGGTTTCAAAGCCAACATTGACCATCTATCAACCGGATAAAGAAATAGCCACTGGCGCAGCAGTAATTATATGCCCAGGTGGTGGTTACTCTGGAGAAAGCTATCTTAAAGAAGGAACCATAATTGCAGAAACTTTTGTACGCAAGGGAATTGCCGCATTTATACTGAAATACCGTTTACCCAGTGATTCAATCATGGTGGATAAATCAATAGGCCCCTTACAAGATGCCCAACAGGCAATTAAAACGGTACGCCAAAATGCTTCAAAATGGGAATTGGACCCCGAAAAAATTGGCATTATGGGATTTTCCGCGGGTGGACACTTGGCTTCTACGGCCGGAACCCACTTTGATAAATCTTACATACCAAATGATGAGAACATTAGTTTAAGACCTGATTTCATGGTTTTGATTTATCCTGTAATCAGCATGAAAGACGAGCTAACCCATCCCGGTTCCCAACAAAATTTACTTGGAAATGCTCCTTCTGAAGAACAAAAATTATTGTTCTCTAATGAGTTGCAAGTTGGTCCCAATACTCCACTAACATGGTTAACTCACACTGGCGATGACAATGTGGTTAGTGTTGAAAACAGTATTCAATTTTACCAGGCATTAATTCGAAACGAAATTCTTTCAGAAATGCACCTCTACCCAAAAGGGAATCATGGGTTTGTATTGAGTTTACCTACCGAAGAGTGGATGCAACCTTTGTTTGATTGGATGGATAAAAGCGGAATAGTCAATTGATAAGTAACTACTCTGGAGAAATTAAATGCCCAATGCTAAATTTTCAAGATTATCAGAAGCTTGGAATGGCTAGACCTGTAGTTGATTTATAGGGCCTTTTATTTACGCTGTATTGTAATGGAATCAGATAACTCGAAGAACAAGGGTGAGATATGTGTTGAACATCTTGCGTTTTTTAATTTTGAGTATTGTTTTCATTGACAAACAAGCCAAAATCGTAAAAGGTAGCTTTGCCACTAATTTTGCATCCCTTTGGGAGATAATGCAACCATTAACAGACTAGGCCTAATCTTCTGACGTTAATCATCATGTTTTCTAAATCCATGTAAAATTATAATTAATAAAAAACAATAATTTCTTATCATTGTCTGATTTTAAGAGTAAATTATTTAAATCGATTGTTTTTTAATGGGAAAAACATAGTTTTTTGCTTTAATACCCATTCCAATTCGGTCAATTTCTTCTCCAAACAGCATAGAACAGGACAGTTAATTATAGTGAATGAAGTATATTCGCTAAATAAAATAATAGAATTTAAATTTATTAAATAACAATATGGCAATTACAAAAGACACTTTTAAGCACGTAGATTATCTATGGGATGATGAAAAAGCAAAAGCTCTAGGAGACGATCAAGTAGCTCTATTGCTTTATCGCTCTAATATTTTGGGAGCAGATCTTAGAATCACCAATTATGGTGGTGGAAACACAAGCTGTAAAACCATTGAAAAAGATCCGCTTACAAAAGAGGATACCGAAATAATGTGGATCAAAGGTTCAGGTGGAGACATTGGAACATTGAAAAGGAGCGGACTTGCTGGATTGTACATGGACAAGTTACTTGCTCTTAAAAATGTATACAGAGGTTTGGAATTTGAAGATGAAATGGTGGCCTTATTCAACCATTGCATCTATGACTTGGATTCTAAAGCGCCTTCCATAGATACCCCTTTGCATGCTGTCTTGCCTTTCAAGCACATCGATCACCTTCACCCTGATGCGGCCATTGCAATAGCAGCAGCCAAAGACGGAGAAAAGATCACCAATGAGTTATTTGAAGGCCAAATTGCCTGGGTTCCGTGGCAAAGACCTGGATTCGACCTTGCGCTTCAATTAGACAAGGCGTTAAAAGCGAATCCTGGTATCAGAGGAATTATGCTTGGAGGACATGGTCTTTTCACTTGGGGAGATACTGCTTACGATTGCTATATCAATAGCCTTGAAGTAATTGACAAAGCTTCTCAATACCTTGAAGACAACTATGGTAAAGATCGTCCCGTATTTGGTGGACAGAAAGTCAGTTCTTTGCCAGCGGAAGAAAGAAGAGAACAAGCTTCTATCATTGCTCCTCACTTAAGAGGTCTTGCATCAGGTTTTAACCGCATGGTAGGTCACTTCTCAGATGATGAAAGAGTATTGGAATTCATCAATAGCAATGACCTTGAAAAACTTGCTCCACTAGGAACAAGCTGTCCTGATCACTTCCTAAGAACCAAAATCAGACCTCTAGTATTGGAAATTGCTCCTGATACGGACCTTTCTGACATGACAGAGATTAAGGCTTATCTTGAAAAAGAATTTGAAGCCTACAGACAATATTATACCAAATATTACAATGACCACAAACGTGACAACAGTCCTGGTATAAGGGATTCTAATCCAGTAGTTATTTTATGGCCAGGAGTAGGTATGTTCTCCTACGCTAAGAACAAACAAACTGCAAGGGTGGCAAGTGAATTTTACACGAATGCCATCAATGTAATGAAGGGTGCCGAAGCTGTTTCTTCCTACGTTTCTTTGCCATTGCAAGAAGCATTTGACATTGAGTACTGGTTATTGGAAGAAGCCAAACTTCAAAGAATGCCTAAAGAACAACCTCTTTCCAGAAAAGTAGCATTCGTAACCGGTGGTGCTGGTGGAATCGGTAAAGCCATTGCTGATAAAATGGCTGAAGAAGGTGCCTGTGTATTTATCACAGACATCAACAAAGACAACCTTGACAAAGCCCTTGCTACTTATGGCAAAGATACTGGTTCAGGAGCCTTGATGGATGTAACCAATATGGAAGACATAGAAAAAGCCCTTAAAGCTGCTTGTCTTAAATTTGGTGGTGTTGACATCATCGTAAACTGTGCTGGCTTGGCCATCTCTAAACCAATTGCACAAACCACTGAAAAAGATTGGGATATTCTTCAATCTGTATTGGTAAAAGGACAATTTGCTGTATCTAAGGCAGCTGTTGCGATATTAAGAGCTCAGGATAAAGGTGGAGACATCGTTAATATTGCCAGTAAAAATGCCTTGGTTTCAGGACCTAATAACGTAGGGTATGGTACTGCCAAAGCAGCTCAGGTACACATGAGCAGATTGCTTGCAGCTGAGCTTGGCCCAGACAAGATCCGAGTGAATGTAGTCAACCCTGACGCAGTGATTGAAGGTAGTAAAATATGGGAAGGCGAATGGGCCAAAGGCAGAGCCAAAGCTTACGGAATCACCGTTGAAGAACTTCCTGCATTCTATGCCAAGCGCACGATCATGAATGAAATCATATCGGTAGATGACATTGCCAATGGCGTTTTTGCTTTCGTTGGAGGTCATTTGAGCAAGAGTACCGGAAATATCTTAAACGTAGATGGAGGAGTTGCTGCTGCCTTTGTCAGATAATGTATTACCATGAGAATTGATAAAAATCAAATCAATACAATAAATAACAGAGCTCTCCCGGATCACCGGGAGAGTTTTGAGTATCTAAGCAATAAATTAAGTACCAAAGGTCTTGACACTAGTCTTTTAATTAAAAAGATCCAGGATTTTCAAATCGCCATTCCTAGCTGGGCCCTTGGCACTGGAGGAACTCGATTTGGTAGATTCCCTGGAGGAGGAGAACCAAGGTCGCTTGAAGAAAAAATAGATGATGTAGGCCTAATCCATGCGTTAAATGCAGGATCTGGTGCTATTTCCCTACACATTCCTTGGGACATCCCTGGCGATATTGATGCTGTAAAGGCCCATGCCACCTCTCACAACTTACTTTTCGACGCGGTCAATTCCAACACCTTTCAGGATCAACCTGATCAGGAGCACTCTTACAAGTTTGGCTCTTTGTGTCATGCAGATGCTAAAGTAAGGCAACAGGCTGTTGACCATAACCTTGAGGTAATTAAATATGGGGACCAGCTCGGTTCTAAAGCTTTAACAGTTTGGCTAGCAGATGGATCTTCCTTTCCAGGACAAATGAATTTCCGGAAAGCCCTTCAAAACACACTGGATTCCCTAAAAGCCATTTATCAGGGGCTTCCATCAGATTGGAAAATGTTTGTGGAGTACAAGCCTTACGAGCCAAACTTTTACCATACGGTAATTCAGGATTGGGGAACCTCGCATTTATTGGCTTCCCAATTGGGAGAAAAGGCATTTACCTTGGTAGATTTAGGTCACCATCTGCCCAACACAAATATTGAGCAAATAGTAGCGACCCTAATGATGCAAGGAAAATTAGGTGGGTTCCATTTTAATGATTCCAAATTTGGTGATGACGACCTGACGGTAGGCGCCATGAAACCTTACCAATTGTTTCTAATATTCAACGAATTGGTTGAGGGAATGGAAGATAAAACATCCAAAAATCCTTCTCCTGCATGGATGATAGATGCCAGTCATAACCTAAAAGACCCAATGGAAGATTTGCTTCAATCAGTTGAAGCCATACAATTGGCTTATGCACAGGCATTGACGGTAGATAGAGTTGCATTGGAAAATGCAAGAGCGGAAAATGATGCTGTGCTGGCACAGGAAATCTTGCAAAATTCCTTTAGAACAGATTTAAGGCCTTTAATCGCAGAAGCAAGGCTTCAAGCCGAGGCGGCCATCTATCCTGTAGAAGTATACCGAGACCTGGCTGTGAGAAAAACCCTGATCAAAGAAAGAGGTGCCAAATCACTTGCTACCGGTCTATAAGTTAAATCAATCCATTCAATAAAATACTAAAATACAATGCCCATTCCGGTAACCGCCATCTTTGATATAGGAAAAACAAATAAGAAATTTTTTCTCTTTGATGAAAATCTGAATGAGATTAAAGAAGAATATGTACAATTTCCGACGATTAAAGATGACGACGGATTTGAGTGTGATGATTTAGAAAAAATCACAAAATGGGCCAAAGAAAATGTAGAGAAATTGTGCAAGGATCCTCAATATGAGATCAAGGCATTAAATTTCTCTACTTATGGCGCCACCTTCGTTTCTATAGGTGAAGATGGCAAACCCGTAACCCCAATTTACAATTACCTTAAGGATTTTCCTGAGGATGTTCATCAGGAGTTTTATGCCAAATACCCTGAAGAGAGCATCAATCAAACCACCGCTTCCCCCACACTTGGGATGCTGAATTCTGGTTTACAGTTGTATTGGCTTAAGAGAAAAAAACCTGAGGTATTCAAAAAAATTAAATACTCCTTACACCTTCCTCAGTACATCTCCTATCTCTTTACCGGAGAAATAGTAACTGAACCTACCTCAATTGGCTGCCACACCAAGTTGTGGGATTTCCCCAAAGGAGACTACCACCAATGGGTATATGAAGAAGGAATTGCTGAGAAATTACCCCGACAAGTACCCACCACGCATAGCTTTGAGAAAGAAATTTGTGGCCAAAAAGTACAAATAGGCGTAGGCATTCATGACAGCTCATCTGCTTTGGCCTCTTACCTTATAAAAATAAAGGAACCTTTTCTGCTTATTTCTACAGGTACCTGGAGCATTTCGCTCAACCCTTTCCCTAAACGAGAGCTGACTTATCAAGAATTACAAAATGACTGCTTGAATTTCTTGTCTATTCATGGCAAAACAGTTAAAGCCAGTAGGTTTTTCCTTGGCTACGAATTGGATCATCAGCTGGCCAAAATGAACAATGTCTTTGGTAAAGAGCCCAAATTTTACAAAGGCATCAGTCCTGATGAAAAATTAGTAAGCCAATTGCTTAATGGGGAGCTTGCAGGAACATTTTATCCTGAAACAATTGCTAGAACACCGATGGTGGCAGAGATATTCCCCGAAAACAATTGGGACATCGCGGCCTTTTCAAATTATGAGGAAGCTTTTCACCATTTAATTTTTGGGCTAGTCCGGATGCAAGTAGCCTCTTTGATGCTTGCTAAAGGTGCAACAACTACAAAAAAAGTGTATATTGATGGTGGTTTTGTCCACAATAAGGTATTTATCCGTTTTTTAAATGCTCTACTAGAAGGATATGAACTTGAAGTTTCAGATTTCCCTTTAGGATCAGCTTATGGGGCAGCTCTGATGTTGAATGCTTTTAAATAATCTAAACAAACCAATATCAATGAACCAGTTTTTTCTTGTTTTTTGTTTCGTTTTAATAATGGGATCAGTAAGTGCCCAAAATCAATCGCTCATTATGGACCTATATCCTGGGGAAATTCCATTTCAAAAGGTTACCCAAGTAAAAGAAGTAAGTAAGAGTGAAGGAATTGTCCGAATCAGTAATGTTCAAACCCCTCAGATACAAGTCTTTTTACCATCAAAAAGCTCAGCAAACGGGCAAGCAGTAATCATCTGTCCTGGTGGAGGATATGGTATTTTGGCCTATGATTGGGAAGGGACTGATATAGCCAAATGGTTAAACAGTCATGGCATAGCTGGAATCGTTTTGAAATACAGGCTGCCTTCAGCTATAACACAAACGAGTCCCCACCTTGTACCTATGTCTGACGGACAACAGGCCATTAGATTGGTAAGGCATCATGCTGAAGAATGGAACATAGACCCTGACAAGATTGGTATTATGGGCTTTTCGGCTGGAGGACATCTGGCATCAACGTTAGGTACTCACTTTGATTCTGGTAACCCTGGATCAGATGATCCTATTTTGCAGCAATCTTGCCGACCAGATTTTATGATATTGGGCTATCCGGTAATATCCTTTAATGAAAAATTCACACATATTGGTTCAAGAAATAGCCTCATAGGCAAAACCCCTGAAGCCAAATGGGTAAATTATTTCAGCAACGAAGAACAAATTAGATCAGACACCCCCCCTACCTTTATTTTTCATTCACAGGATGATACGGGGGTACCTGTTAAGCACAGCCTAATGTTTTATGAAGGTCTTGTGGCTAAAAAAATCCCAGTTGAGATGCACTTGTACCCTTTAGGACAGCATGGATACTCTCTCTCTCTCAACAAAGAAGGCACACAAAAAGATTGGCCAAATAGCTGTATTAACTGGATGAAACATTTACAATGAAAATGAATTTGCCAGCACTTAAAGTTGGCGAAAATAGCCGTTTCTTGGTCAATCAAAATGGAGAACCATTCTTCTGGCTGGGAGATACCGCTTGGGAGCTTATCCATAAGTTATCCTTAGCGGAAACACAATTGTATTTTCAAAACCGGATAGAGAAAGGTTTTACTATAATTCAGACTGTAATATTAGCTGAATTGGATGGCCTCACGGTACCCAATGCCAATGGAGATCTCCCATTAAAAGACTTAGACCCCTCCCAACCAAATGAAGCTTATTTCAGCCATGTAGATAAGATAATAGAGTTGGCTAATGAAATGGGACTTTACCTTGCCCTACTTCCTACCTGGGGGGATAAGTTCAATAAAAAATGGGGCACTGGTCCTGAAGTTTTCACACCTGAAAACGCCAGAGCCTTCGGTGCTAGTTTGGCTAAGCGATATGCCAAGCACCAACATATCGTCTGGGTTTTGGGTGGAGACAGGGTACCTCAGGACAAAGAAGATGAGGCCATTATTGAACAAATGGCTATGGGAATCCGTGAATTTGACAAGGACAGCCTGATCACTTACCATCCCAACGGTGGTGTGATAGCCAGTGATATTTTTGGTAAATCCACATGGCTACAAGTAGACATGTTCCAGTCCAGGCACCAGAAAAATTTCCGGGAATACACCTTCGTGAACAAGGCCAGAAACAGGCAGCCAGTGAGACCGGTTATCAATGGTGAACCAGGTTATGAAAACATCCCCAACCTTTTAAACAAATGGAATTTCCAACGGCTGGATGCTGCCGATGTCAGGTTGTCCGCCTATTGGAGCATGCTGTCTGGCGCTGCCGGGTACACTTATGGCTGCAATGAAGTCTGGCAAATGAACACTGCGGAATCAACTCCATTATTTGGCGCCCACCTTTCCTGGCAGGAAGCTTTAGATCTCCCTGGTGCCAGACAGATGGGAATTTTAAGAAGTATATTCGAAAGCTTACCTTGGCAACAAATGCATGCTACAAGGCAAATATTCGCTGGAATAAATTGGCCATTCAGTCCTCCAAAATTGGCACTGAGTACCTCAGACCAAAGTTGCTTATTGATTTACCAATCTACAGGCAGCAAAATAAAACTGAAAATAAAAAAAGGAATTTTAAACAATAGTGCTGTCTATTGGATTAATCCCCAAAACGGTAGAGTTACTCCCACTAAAGCAAAAGGTTCAAACACCTTTTATTCCCCAAACAGGCTTCAGGATTGGTTACTTTTAATTCTATCAA
Protein-coding sequences here:
- a CDS encoding apiosidase-like domain-containing protein, which gives rise to MKMNLPALKVGENSRFLVNQNGEPFFWLGDTAWELIHKLSLAETQLYFQNRIEKGFTIIQTVILAELDGLTVPNANGDLPLKDLDPSQPNEAYFSHVDKIIELANEMGLYLALLPTWGDKFNKKWGTGPEVFTPENARAFGASLAKRYAKHQHIVWVLGGDRVPQDKEDEAIIEQMAMGIREFDKDSLITYHPNGGVIASDIFGKSTWLQVDMFQSRHQKNFREYTFVNKARNRQPVRPVINGEPGYENIPNLLNKWNFQRLDAADVRLSAYWSMLSGAAGYTYGCNEVWQMNTAESTPLFGAHLSWQEALDLPGARQMGILRSIFESLPWQQMHATRQIFAGINWPFSPPKLALSTSDQSCLLIYQSTGSKIKLKIKKGILNNSAVYWINPQNGRVTPTKAKGSNTFYSPNRLQDWLLLILSNKQRDQWHYTSS